In one Oncorhynchus masou masou isolate Uvic2021 chromosome 23, UVic_Omas_1.1, whole genome shotgun sequence genomic region, the following are encoded:
- the LOC135510243 gene encoding oocyte zinc finger protein XlCOF6-like isoform X2: MSKLQFSRVFLNERLTTAAVEIFGAVEKTVVEYQEENDRLRRLLGITPEIQLCRIDSLQRSVSEEEVPPEQQHCEQEWSPSLEQKDPETKQIKEEQEEVRTSQEEEQLQGLFDTKDSIFTPSCVKSECDQKDPCQEAVQAEHPTLSPLKTSKLQLLSVLLNECLTASAAVEIFGAIEKTVADYQEENDRLRRLLQRTPEIQLCRIDCLQLSVSEEEVPPEQQHCEQVWSPSLGQKDPETKQIKEEQDEVRTSQEEEQLQGLFVTKDSIFTPSCVKSECDLENPLWSLTLPQTQTVENRDSDSKPVNLTPFVTVTHLRGLDIPRDPPDNQNVACSHSSAVSSDPVGLDSSPPLDPNPPMGEHCSKPSTTPRKTHHCHDCGETFALKAELQRHVTLTKKRLSDCSFGNKRYNSTCKLKAHVRLCHSSKPCTCPVCGKTFKYKGDLSRHMRIHKGEKPFICGDCGKSFSQKGNLTEHVLIHTGEKPFSCSDCGKSFSQKGHLTVHKLTHTGEKPFTCGDCGKSFSQKGNLSIHKLTHTGEKPFTCGDCGKSFGLKRHLTMHKLTHTGEKPFSCGDCGKSFNRKEVLTMHIRTHTGEKPFICGDCGKSYRHKGSLKIHIFSHTGEKLFTCGDCGKSFNKRGNLNMHLRTHTGEKPFSCGDCGKSFNQRGNLTTHIRTHSRDNSFRCGDCGENFDEKGHLTEHIRTHTGEKPYRCGDCGKSFIQKADLRRHILIHTGEKPHGCSICGKGFTHKSHLLRHVDKIHKGRKQDRN; the protein is encoded by the exons ATGTCTAAACTACAGTTTTCTCGTGTGTTTTTAAATGAGCGCTTAACTACGGCTGCTGTGGAGATTTTCGGGGCAGTTGAGAAAACGGTAGTGGAGTACCAGGAGGAGAATGATCGGCTACGGAGACTGCTGGGGATCACACCGGAGATACAACTATGTAGAATag aCTCCCTGCAGCGCTCTGTCTCTGAAGAGGAGGTTCCCCCTGAGCAGCAGCACTGTGAGCAGGAGTGGAGCCCCAGTCTGGAACAGAAGGACCCAGAGACCAAACAGAttaaagaggaacaggaggaagtcaggaccagtcaggaggaagagcagcttcaaGGGCTCTTTGATACCAAAGACTCCATATTCACTCCTTCCTGTGTGAAAAGTGAATGTGATCAGAAGGACCCATGTCAAGAAGCCGTACAAGCTGAACACCCAACTCTCAGTCCACTGAAAACGTCTAAACTACAGTTGTTGAGTGTGTTGTTAAATGAATGTTTAACGGCATCTGCTGCTGTGGAGATTTTTGGTGCGATTGAGAAAACTGTGGCAGATTACCAGGAGGAGAATGATCGGCTACGGAGACTGCTGCAGAGGACACCAGAGATACAGCTATGTAGAATag aCTGCctgcagctctctgtctctgaagaGGAGGTTCCCCCTGAGCAGCAGCACTGTGAGCAGGTGTGGAGCCCCAGTCTGGGGCAGAAGGACCCAGAGACCAAACAGATTAAAGAGGAACAGGACGAAGTCAGGACCagtcaggaggaagagcagcttcaaGGGCTCTTTGTTACCAAAGACTCCATATTCACTCCTTCCTGTGTGAAAAGTGAATGTGATCTGGAGAACCCACTTTGGTCCTTGACTCTTCCCCAAACCCAGACTGTGGAGAACAGAGATAGTGACTCTAAACCAGTGAATCTCACACCTTTTGTCACTGTGACCCACTTAAGGGGTTTAGACATTCCCCGTGACCCTCCAGATAATCAAAACGTTGCCTGCAGCCACAGTTCAGCCGTAAGCAGTGACCCAGTAGGACTTGACAGTAGCCCACCATTGGATCCCAACCCACCAATGGGGGAACACTGTTCCAAACCCAGCACCACGCCTAGAAAAACTCACCACTGCCATGACTGTGGTGAAACATTTGCTCTGAAAGCTGAACTGCAGAGACATGTGACTCTCACCAAGAAGAGACTCAGTGACTGCAGCTTCGGCAATAAACGCTACAACTCCACCTGTAAACTGAAGGCCCATGTCAGGCTCTGTCACAGTAGTAAACCCTGCACCTGCCCTGTTTGTGGAAAGACCTTCAAATACAAAGGAGATCTATCCAGGCACATGAGGATTCACAAAGGAGAGAAACCCTTTAtctgtggtgactgtgggaaaagcttcaGTCAGAAGGGGAACCTAACTGAACATGTActgattcacacaggagagaaaccatttagctgtagtgactgtgggaaaagcttcaGTCAGAAGGGACACCTTACTGTTCATAAACTGACTCACACAGGTGAGAAACCTTTTAcctgtggtgactgtgggaaaAGTTTTAGTCAGAAGGGGAACCTAAGCATTCAtaaactgacacacacaggagagaaaccttttacCTGTGGAGACTGCGGGAAAAGCTTTGGGCTCAAGCGGCATCTAACCATGCATAAactgactcacacaggagagaaaccgttTAGCTGTGGAGACTGTGGGAAGAGCTTTAATCGCAAGGAGGTCTTAACCATGCATATAcggactcacacaggagagaaaccatttatctgtggtgactgtgggaaaagctACAGGCATAAAGGGTCCCTTAAGATACATATATTTtctcacactggagagaaactcTTTACCTGCggtgactgtgggaaaagcttcaATAAGAGGGGGAACCTAAACATGCATTTAcggactcacacaggagagaaaccatttagctgtggagactgtgggaaaagcttcaATCAAAGGGGGAACCTAACCACGCATATACGGACTCACAGCAGAGATAATTCCTTTCGCTGTGGTGACTGTGGGGAAAACTTTGATGAGAAGGGACACCTAACTGAACATATAcggactcacacaggagagaaaccatacaggtgtggtgactgtgggaaaagcttcaTTCAGAAGGCGGACCTAAGGAGGCATATActgattcacacaggagagaaaccacaTGGCTGCTCCATCTGTGGTAAAGGATTCACTCATAAATCTCATCTGCTGAGGCATGTGGATAAAATCCACAAAGGAAGAAAACAGGACAGAAACTGA